The Candidatus Syntrophosphaera sp. genomic interval CGTTCCCTTCCGGAGCTCCGGAGACCATGGTGCCGTCGGGCTGGATATACTTGTAATACAGGTCGGATTCGAAATCGTAATAGTCGGCCCAACCGACCACCATACCGCCGTTGTCGAAGCGGGCGAGGCTGGGATTGGACTGAGTGCTGTCGCGCAGGACAACGAAATTGCCGAGATCTCCCCAGAGCGGAGTTCCGGCGAGGCTATACCTTTGGGCGATGATATCGTGCATGCCGTTGATGTTTTCGCACCAGGCAAAGACAATGTCGTCGCGGAAACCGTCATGGTCAACCAGGGTGGGCATATCCTGCTCGCGCCCGTAATCGGCCAGGTTCACCCCCAGGGGGTCCCACAAACGTTCGCCAGCCTCTGAAAGATGCTGTCCCCAGTAGTTCTGGATGAAGTCCTCGCGGGCGTCGCGCCACATCACGAAGAGGCCCTGATTGGTCTGGGTGCTGATCGGGAAGCGCTGGACGGTATCCCAACTATAGTGGGTGGAGGCCTTGAGCCCGGCTTCAGGCCAGCCGGCGGCGGAGTTGCCAAGGGTATCGACCTTTTTGACATACACGCTCTGGGTGGCATCCATGGGGTCGTAGCGCTGCCAGACGTAATAGTTTTCCTTCATATCGTTGAGAGTGCATTCGCTGTTCAGGTCCGCGCCAGAGAGGGTGGAGATCAACACGCCGTCGGGCCCCCATTGCTTCTGATTGTTCTGGATCATCTGGCCATAGACGTGATAGCGGAAGCTGGTGCCCACCTCATCGTAATTCGACCAGCCGACGTAGTATTGGCCCTGGTCGGCTTTGTAGGTGATCCTGGCATCTTTTTGCCGGATGGGGCTGCTATCCGTGAGCACCATGCCCGTGTCGCCCCAGAGGCGGTTTCCGGCTGGATCCAGAAGCTGGAGATAGATCTTGGGGTCGTCGTGCCGCTTGTCTTCCCAGGCGATGGCGATGTGGCCGTCCGGAGTGACGACTGCGCTCGGCTCGATCTGGTCGGCGCCGGTGCTGAGGGTCACGGCGCGGCCGTTTTCCTCGAGGGCGACCGTTCCGTCAGGATTGAGGAACTGGAAGAAGATCTGATAGCCCAGGTTGGCAAAACGCGTATCCTGCCAGATCAAGACGACGTCGTTGGCCCGGGGCAGGATCAGATAGTTGTCCAAAGGCGTGTCGCCGGAAAGGCCCCAGAACACGACTTCGCCGTTATTGGCCAGAAGCTGGGTCCCCGTGGGCGAATAGACCTGGTAATAGATGCCCACGCTGCCGTTGCGGATGTCCATCCAGTTGATGAACACGTTTCCATTCGAGACCTTGACCAGTCCGCTGATCTGCTGGTTGGGCGCGGTGCAGACGGGCCTGCCGTTGGGTTCCCAGAGCGAGGCGCCGGTGGAGGATAGGTGCTGGGCGTAAATGTCTTCGTTGGGCGAATTGCCGTTGCGCAGGTCATCCCAGACGACATAGCAGCCGCCAGCCCCGTCAGAGGCCATGCGGGGGCCGATCTGGGCGAATTCGGCCACGCTGAGGGCCACCCCGTCTGCGCCCCAAAGCAGATTGCCGTCGGCGCTGACCTTTTGGGCGAAGAGGTCGGGATTCTGGCTGTCCAGCCGTTTGTCTTCCCAGATGATGATAACGGCATTATCGCTGGTGGCGACGATGCGCGGATTGAGCTGGGTGGCGAAATCAGGAGAGCCGGAATCGCCGTAAACTATGAAAGGATCAGGCCAGAGGACCTGACCGGCGAGATTGATCTTTTGGGCATAGATGTCCGGATCGGTGTTGCGCTGGTCTTCCCAGGTGAACACGAATTCGCCGTTCGTGAGGGTCGCCATGCGCACCCTGCCTTGGTTTCCGGGGGCGTCGGAGAGCACGAGGATCTCCGGCCAGGCCATCACGCCGGAGGGGAGAAAGCGTTTCACGTAGATGTCTTCCGCGCCAACGTAGGAGTGGGTGTAGCCGATCACGAAGCCGCCCTGTCCGTCGGGAAGCATGGTGTTTTGTTCCTCATCGCCGAGGCCATTGGCGATCGGGATGCCGTTCACGGCCCAGACCGGGTTCCCGGAGGCATCAATGCGCTGGCCATAGAGGTCCTTGCTGGGGTTGCGGGAATCCGACCAGATGATGTAGGCGCCGCCCTCGGCGTCCGGCTCCATGTTGAGCGCGATCTGCACCTGGGCAGCCGTGCAAACGGGCTTTCCGCCAGCCGGCCAGAGCAATTGGCCGTCGCTGGTGATCTTCTGGGCATAGACATTGCCGTCCAGGTCGTCGTAGAAATCGATCCAGGCGATGATGAAATTGTTGTCCGAGGTCCTGGTGATGACGGGGTCTTCCTGCCGGTCCGGCTTGCCGTCGATCAAGAGCGGCTCGCCCCAGACGAGGTTGCCCTGGGCGTCGACTTTCTGGGCCCAAAGGTCACGCTCGCCCAGCTTGGTGTCGGACCAAACGTAGATGGCGCCGCCATCGGCGGTATCTGTGCCGGTGCGGAACCATTCGATGTTCACACCCTGGCGGATGGGGACGGCGTCGTCCCAGACCACCGCGGCCGCAAGAAAGTTTATCGATCCCAAGAGCAGGATGATGAATATTATGTTTCTCACATGTCTCTCCTTATGTTGTTTGTGAAATATGCAAACCACTCCGGAAGGGCGGTTCGGACGCTTTAAGATCTAGGGTTTTGTCTATGGTATGCAAAAATCTTTCCAATACCGGGAAAAATGGGAGAGCCGGGATCAGGCTTGGAAGACAGTTTTTCCGGCTATGACGGTCTCAGCCACCGGGAATTCATGGCCCCAGAAGCAAAGCGCGGAGAGGAGGTCGGGATCGGGGATGGGTTGCCTGGGCAGCTTGAGCAGGCAGAGGTCGGCTTCCTTGCCGGGTTCCAGGCTGCCGATCCGCTTTTCGAGGTTCAGGACGGCGGCGTTGCCCAGGGTGATGTGGTAAAAGATGCGTTCCGGTTTGAGGGAATAAGCACTCTGCCGGTAATTGGCCAGTTTGGCGTGATAGAGCATGCTGAGGGTGGTTCCGGCCGCAACATCGCTGCCCAGGCCGATGGCGATCTTTCTGGCAGCCAATTCAGAGTAGTTGAACTCCCCGCTCTTGAGGAAGAAATTGGAGTCCGGGCAATGGGCGACGCGGCAGCCGTTTTCCGCCAGAGTATCCATCTCCTTGTCCGAGAGATGGATGGCATGGGCCAGGATGGTCTTGGGGCTCAGCAGGCCCAGGCTTTCATAGAGCTGGGTGTAGGATTCAGAGCCAAAGAGCTCATTAACCCTTTTGATCTCATCCCTGTTCTCGGAAAGGTGGGTTTGGATCCAAGCTTGATGTTCGCGGGCAAAGCTGGCCATTTTTTGCAGCAATTCCCTGGAGCAGGAAAGGGCGAAGCGGGGCGTGAAGATATAGTCCAACAGGGGAGAGGCCTGATGGAAGCGATGATAGAGCTCGATGCTGCTCTCAAGGGCGTAATCTGTGGTTTGGAGGAGTTCCGGGGGGCTGTCCATGTCCATCAGGGTCATGCCGATGAAGGCCCGTGCGCCCAGCTTTTGGGCAGTCTCGAAGGCGATCTCGCAGGCGCTGTGGTAGGGGGCGGTGTAGATCACGGAAGTGGTCGTTCCGCAGGCAAAGAGGGCGTGAAAGAAATCTTCGGAGATGGAGCGGGCGTAGGCCGGGTCTTGGGAAAGGGCTTCCGCTGGAAACACGTGCTTGTCCAGCCAGGCCAGCAGAGAGGGTTCATACAAACCGCGGATGCGGTATTGGGAGAGGTGGACGTGGATGTCGATCAAACCCGGCAGGGCCAGCAGGTCTCGCCTGTCTTCGCAATCGGCGTCCAGGGCTGGATCGTAAGGACGGAGGCCGGTGATCAGCCCTTTATCCAAACAGACCACGTGATCGCTAAGCAGGACAGCGCTATCCGCGTCAATTGGGTTCAGGACCTTGGTTCTGATCTTTCTCATTCGGCTCCCCCATGAATGTGTTCGATAGCCAGGACCTTGCTGTGGCCCAGGCCGAAATGCAGTTCCTGGCTGTTTTGGGAGGTGGTTCCCTTGGCTGAGGAAAGCTCCCGGATCAACTCGCGTGTACTGCCATCGGAATCCTGGAGCAAGACTCTCACGCGGCTCCCGAAGGCGGGAGTATTGGGATATTGGTAATAATCCCTCCAATCCTCGATCAGCTGGACTTTATCCTTGGCCCAGACGGGTTTGACGAACAGGGAGCGGTTTTTGGTCCTGGTCCGGTTGATCAGGATCCGGGTCCCGTTGCCGCTGCCCACCACCAGATCGGCCAAGCCGTCGCGGTTCAGGTCTGCCGTGGCATTGCCCCAGCCGTTGTAGACCCTGGCCCCGGCAAGGAAGGTGATGTCCGTGAAAGTGCCGTCGCCGTTGTTTTTATAGAGGTAGGAGCGGTCGTTCTCGTAGACGGAGGTGATGAAGAGGTCCAGGAATCCGTCGTTGTCCGCATCCAGCCACAGGGGGTCGGAATGCAGTTCGTCATAGGTTATCCCAGCTGCGCGGGTGACATCGGTGAATTTCCAGAACCACAGGGTGTCGGCTTCGACCACACGGTAGCCCAGGCCGTCGTTACGGAGCAATTGGCTGACGTCCGAGATCTCAATGTAACGTGGATGGGCGAGGTTGGCGATGAAGAGGTCCAGGTCGCCGTCGTTGTCGAAATCGCCCCAATCCGCGCCGATGCTGTGGCCGTAATAGCCGTCCTTGTATTTTCCGCTCAGGCCGTAGAGGGCGGCCACGTCCACAAACAGCTGATCACCTTGTTTCCAGCAGAAATTACGGTTCAGGCGATAATTGGTGACCAGGATCTCCTGCTTGCCGTCGTTGTCGAAATCAGCGGGGGCCACGCCACGTCCGGCCAGTCCGGGGTCGTCCGCGTAATGGGGCAGCAGAAAACCCAGGCTGGCCGCCGCGTCTGTGAAATAGCCCTGTTCGTTGCGCCAGAAGGAATCGGGATAGCCTCGCCGCTGCTGCCATTTCTCATAGTTGGCCGTGTACAGACTGGGATAGCCCTGGCCGTCGATGTCCACCCAGGCCGCGCCTTCGGTGGGGAAGCCGTCGTCGATGTCACCGGCGCGCTCGTTCACCTTCACGAACCGGGTGCCGTCCATGTTTTTCATCAGCGCTTCGCCCACGCCTTCGGAGTCGTGTGAGATCGTGGCCAGATCAAGCAAACCGTCGCGGTTGAAATCCGCCCACAGTCCTCCGTTGCTCCTCAACTCCGTCAGATTGGCTTCTTCGCTCACGTCTTCGAAACTTTGGCCATTGTTGTTCCTGTAGAGGGCGTTGCCGTTGAAGAGGATGTCGTTGAAGCCGTCATTGTCGTAATCTCCGATGGCGACCCGGGTGTAGCGCTTGTCCGGGAAGCCGTGTTCCGCGAAGACGATCCCGCCATATTGCATGAGTTTGCGCGCCCAGTCGAGCGCTTTGCCCCTGATCCGCAGGCGGGAGTGGATGCTTTGCAGGGCTTGAAGCGCGGATTCATCATACTTCTTTCTGGGAGCGCCATGGACCAGGGAGCGGGTGAAGCTGAGTGCTGCCTCGTTCAGGCAGGCCTTCCTGCGGCAAAGTGAATTCACCAATCCCCGCCAGTAATGAAGCTCCGCCAGTTCGCCCCGGTCGTTG includes:
- a CDS encoding CRTAC1 family protein, which translates into the protein MRYFLIFCLLGAGLLSALTSEDVTFLLDTEQFHILEKHAQNLENLLEGDYEDLKLALDYAQRAGKPDLALRCHEQLALQHHSLENALEWFRLAESMQLDSLEIKQIQERMEQEYSAPEDMIILDYFLYGTPEEEYLEQIRHLRGYNPIIEELAKAWIDEISVESSDSLAMALLDRFDEQFPLSKWSQVAYYYRLYHFSQQQRFDLMDEFIQNKGWQSSEFLYISTLYLMSPSYRRQQDENANSGILDQVTAMLNSALDDYSSEENVQVLYDKYTPEEWKNRLALTRAKAGYYRFLAARGLYGDEDKLLGLLRKPDASFNSLLQAFGTVQFANNDRGELAELHYWRGLVNSLCRRKACLNEAALSFTRSLVHGAPRKKYDESALQALQSIHSRLRIRGKALDWARKLMQYGGIVFAEHGFPDKRYTRVAIGDYDNDGFNDILFNGNALYRNNNGQSFEDVSEEANLTELRSNGGLWADFNRDGLLDLATISHDSEGVGEALMKNMDGTRFVKVNERAGDIDDGFPTEGAAWVDIDGQGYPSLYTANYEKWQQRRGYPDSFWRNEQGYFTDAAASLGFLLPHYADDPGLAGRGVAPADFDNDGKQEILVTNYRLNRNFCWKQGDQLFVDVAALYGLSGKYKDGYYGHSIGADWGDFDNDGDLDLFIANLAHPRYIEISDVSQLLRNDGLGYRVVEADTLWFWKFTDVTRAAGITYDELHSDPLWLDADNDGFLDLFITSVYENDRSYLYKNNGDGTFTDITFLAGARVYNGWGNATADLNRDGLADLVVGSGNGTRILINRTRTKNRSLFVKPVWAKDKVQLIEDWRDYYQYPNTPAFGSRVRVLLQDSDGSTRELIRELSSAKGTTSQNSQELHFGLGHSKVLAIEHIHGGAE
- a CDS encoding amidohydrolase family protein is translated as MRKIRTKVLNPIDADSAVLLSDHVVCLDKGLITGLRPYDPALDADCEDRRDLLALPGLIDIHVHLSQYRIRGLYEPSLLAWLDKHVFPAEALSQDPAYARSISEDFFHALFACGTTTSVIYTAPYHSACEIAFETAQKLGARAFIGMTLMDMDSPPELLQTTDYALESSIELYHRFHQASPLLDYIFTPRFALSCSRELLQKMASFAREHQAWIQTHLSENRDEIKRVNELFGSESYTQLYESLGLLSPKTILAHAIHLSDKEMDTLAENGCRVAHCPDSNFFLKSGEFNYSELAARKIAIGLGSDVAAGTTLSMLYHAKLANYRQSAYSLKPERIFYHITLGNAAVLNLEKRIGSLEPGKEADLCLLKLPRQPIPDPDLLSALCFWGHEFPVAETVIAGKTVFQA
- a CDS encoding T9SS type A sorting domain-containing protein, with amino-acid sequence MRNIIFIILLLGSINFLAAAVVWDDAVPIRQGVNIEWFRTGTDTADGGAIYVWSDTKLGERDLWAQKVDAQGNLVWGEPLLIDGKPDRQEDPVITRTSDNNFIIAWIDFYDDLDGNVYAQKITSDGQLLWPAGGKPVCTAAQVQIALNMEPDAEGGAYIIWSDSRNPSKDLYGQRIDASGNPVWAVNGIPIANGLGDEEQNTMLPDGQGGFVIGYTHSYVGAEDIYVKRFLPSGVMAWPEILVLSDAPGNQGRVRMATLTNGEFVFTWEDQRNTDPDIYAQKINLAGQVLWPDPFIVYGDSGSPDFATQLNPRIVATSDNAVIIIWEDKRLDSQNPDLFAQKVSADGNLLWGADGVALSVAEFAQIGPRMASDGAGGCYVVWDDLRNGNSPNEDIYAQHLSSTGASLWEPNGRPVCTAPNQQISGLVKVSNGNVFINWMDIRNGSVGIYYQVYSPTGTQLLANNGEVVFWGLSGDTPLDNYLILPRANDVVLIWQDTRFANLGYQIFFQFLNPDGTVALEENGRAVTLSTGADQIEPSAVVTPDGHIAIAWEDKRHDDPKIYLQLLDPAGNRLWGDTGMVLTDSSPIRQKDARITYKADQGQYYVGWSNYDEVGTSFRYHVYGQMIQNNQKQWGPDGVLISTLSGADLNSECTLNDMKENYYVWQRYDPMDATQSVYVKKVDTLGNSAAGWPEAGLKASTHYSWDTVQRFPISTQTNQGLFVMWRDAREDFIQNYWGQHLSEAGERLWDPLGVNLADYGREQDMPTLVDHDGFRDDIVFAWCENINGMHDIIAQRYSLAGTPLWGDLGNFVVLRDSTQSNPSLARFDNGGMVVGWADYYDFESDLYYKYIQPDGTMVSGAPEGNVLNTASKMQYNPLLVTKGNVAYAVWADGRSSGKTEILGLYAQKLSNETVSADDPAIPAPGSFELLQNHPNPFNPSTSISLLIKEASPAIELSIYNARGQLVRTLFKGMLEKGSHAVVWDGTDNNGKSVSSGIYHYRLSNGTHSQTKRMVLMK